CCCTCAAATCACTCAATGGAACCAGTTGCGTCTCATCATTGACCATACACTTCCTAAGGTAACATATGTTAAATGTGTTGTGTATTCCTGCCAACTCTGCTGGAAGTTTTAACACAATCGTCTCATCATTAACTTTCTGAATAATCTTGAACGACCCAATGTATCTCGGAGCTAGCTTACCCCGCTTACCAAACCTAATAActcctttccacggtgaaactttcaagtaaacacaaTCACACACCTCAAAgtttaccggacgtctacgtggatcaaCATACATTTTCTACCTATCACCCGCCGCTTTCAACTTTTCACGTGCTATCGCTACCTTTTCTTTCATTATCTGAACTATTTCTGGACCTGTAAACTGTTTCtcaccggcttctaaccaacaagtcggcgttctacatttgcgaccatacaTCATTTCATAAGGAggcataccaatactcgaatgataactattattataagcgAACTCGATCAAAGGTAAATGTATATCCCACGGACCACCATACTCTAACATACAGgacctaagcatatcctctagtgtctgtattgtaCGCTCGCTTtgaccgtcggtctgcggatgatacgtTGTACTCAAATTTACCCTTGTTCCCAAACTCttctgtaaactgttccagaagttagacacaaatctagaatctctgtcaGATACGATAGAAAACGGAACCCCATGTCAACTAACTATCTCTTTTAAGTACAACTCTACCAAAATACTCAACGAGGCTGTCTCTTTTGTTGCTAGAAAGTGTGCACTCTTtgtcagtcgatcaacaattactGAAATCATATCATTACCTCTCTAAGTTCTGGGCAATTTCTTCACAAAATCCATcttaatatgatcccatttccattctggaattttcaactgctgtacgaaccatagggtttctgatgttcagctttaacctgaaCGCAAACGTGACACCTTTCTACCAattgagcaacatctttcttcatcgttggccaccaatacatcggttttaagtcattatacatcttggtactacccggATAGACAGTAAACCTTGATTTGTGGGCTTCATTAATCAGATTCCTTAAATTTCCAAGCATAAGCACCCAAATTCAGTTCTTAAATGCCTTAAGTCCACAGGAATCGTCAGTCAATTGGTCCTTGGTTTTGGTCATCAGTTCAGTCTTTAAGTTCTCCTTCAATTAAGCTTGTGCTTGAAATTGTCTTAAATGTCCAATAAGGTCCGAAACTATTTCGGTTCTCATAAATTTCACGGTCTTTACAGTCTTTTTACGACTcaaagcatcggcaacaacatttgctttgcctgaatgatactttatttcacaatcgtagtcttttataagctcaatccactgtctctgtcgcatattcagttcttctgcgtgaaaatatactggaggctcttatggtctgtacatatcacacactttgtaccatataagtagtgtctccataataTCAATGCAAATACTACTGCatccatttctaaatcatgaaccggatagtTACGTTCGTGTGTCTTTAACTGAAGAGAAGTgtacgcgataactttatctctttgcatcagtacacacccAACCCAACAATTGACGCACCACAATAAaccacgaagtcatctgaaccctcaggtaatgctaacactggagcctgacacaacaacTATTTCAGAGTCTGAAAGGCCTGTTCCTGTTGGTCACTCCATCGAAAACTTACATATTTTCTGGTCAATTTGGTCAACGGTGTGACGACCCGCATTTTTCCGTagatatatatgagattaatatttacataaataaatatttccaacatgataaacaatcaaacttgttaagacttgaatatTTGAAACGGGTTTTATATAAACGTTTGATCACCCAGttcgtccgacgattcacgaacatcataacttgtaataatgatatatatatatatatataatatatatatatatatatatatatatatatatatatatatatatatatatatatatatatatatatatatatatctaacttgataatatgataattaagtatctcattaactaTATTAACACGAGGTTATATACATAAATTGAGATTATTAAATTAAGAgtttcgaaatgatatatatatatatatatatatatatatatatatatatatatatatatatatatatatatatatatatatataacatttaatgacgtaataactcttaagttaaaatgaatatatatgtattgtattaagatgtactaatacacttttgaaagacttaaatacatatattaatatacttatactcgactaagatagctatactcgtattcgtattcgatttcctcaagaattctatttGTATTCATACGATATTTTTACCTGTATTATATGCAGCTTCTATAAGtacttattattggtatataccaatgggaactagcatgagattccactcttgattatgtcatgcatgactaatcaagtttaacttccaccatgaactagtcaactaacttgaactccttttaaccccactcaccactcacttcatttcatttctaattctctctcaaaacacacactctttcaa
This genomic stretch from Rutidosis leptorrhynchoides isolate AG116_Rl617_1_P2 chromosome 11, CSIRO_AGI_Rlap_v1, whole genome shotgun sequence harbors:
- the LOC139874909 gene encoding uncharacterized protein, coding for MYVDPRRRPVNFEVCDCVYLKVSPWKGVIRFGKRGKLAPRYIGSFKIIQKVNDETIVLKLPAELAGIHNTFNICYLRKCMVNDETQLVPLSDLRVDLNQKLVEEPVRIIDGKVTKLRKKEIRMVLVEWKHSLSSNLTWETEELMKHATVRIRYETVRVYVQPYGCSGVGATGQ